The Osmia bicornis bicornis chromosome 16, iOsmBic2.1, whole genome shotgun sequence genome includes the window ATAAAATGTCCGTCTTAAACGTGGTACTTAAACATACCAATACTCTTTCGATACCAATAAAATCCAAGGAACGATTGATATTTCAATGTGGATTCAGAAGATTCGCCAGTCGTCCGATATTTAGTCAGCATACAAATGGAAATAAACACAAGGTACgtgtttaatttttcaaaatttctaatattttgtttctaaaaaCCGACGTTGTTTCAGTATGAACGGTATTTCCAACCGGAGAGCACGATTGTAGCAAGTATGTTTGCACCGATTACATTCCCTCCCTGTCCAGTTTTGTGTtatgttgaaaaattaaatggatCTTTGGTAAGGAAACGATGGTTGCTGTCATCTAATTTCAACGTTAATGCATATTAAACTAATATTTTTACAGGCACTAGTCGCAACTGGTAGTGTGTTATCTGCAAATCCAGATAGGATAGTTGTAAAAAGAGTGGTCCTCAGTGGCCACCCGTACAAAGTTCATAAGCGGTCAGCGGTTATAAGATTCATGTTCTTCCACCGAGAGGACATAAATTGGTTCAAGCCAGTCGAATTGCGAACCAAATATGGACGCAGAGGACACATAAAAGAGCCATTAGGTAAACGACAGTGTCGAATTTTCTGcatttaaatacaaaaattattatttttatttatttttattattattatttattatttttatttatttttattattattatttattatttttatttatttttattattattatttattatttttatttatttttattattattatttattatttttatttatttttattattattatttattatttttatttatttttattattatttattatttttatttttatttattattatttattattatttattatttttatttatttttattattattatttattattattattattattattatttattattattattttattactatttcattattattatttctatgtGTAGGTACACATGGTCACATGAAATGTGTATTCAATGGGCAGCTGAAGTCACAAGACACAATCCTAATGAATTTATACAAACGTGTGTTTCCTAAATGGACATACGAACCATTATTGTTAACGGAATCATCACACGAGGAGCAGAGTATGaatgtagaataaaatttattggtttgtaatatttataatgataAACTGTATATATAagcatatacatatatgtttaaatatgtataaaaacgtaaaataaattttgtttggTAATTCATCATTTCTACAGATATACATACAATgcgtttaatttaatatacttcaTCACGTTACATTACATGGTAACATTGAATGGGGAACACAGGTTACccagttgaaaaaaaaatgtgtttatttttattatactagGTATTTGTTTTCATGAGCTCCGAATGTATCACGTGACATTACCTATGCGAAACGATTACATGCTACTTGCCTAGTAATAATTATAGTTAAGaaacaattaatttaaaatggaTTTTGATACTGCTTACATTGGTAATTATTAAAACTTTGTATTAAGAACTTACGAGagttttgtaataaataaaataatagaattgtCAAACTGTGAAATTAATGTTTACTTTTACAGAACCCTTACTTGATGGTTGGTTAGAAGATCTTCAGACAAGAATTAAAGAACAAGAAAATTGTGTTAATGTCAAAGATGAATATTATATGCCATTTATAGGTAAATgatgtatataaatttatttgttatattcaatgaataaatgataatactaatcacgtatatatatatcaaatattaatttcagcTATACCAGTCCCAGTTGTCAgtgcaattttaaaaataacagaATATCTTGAGCTAGGACCAGAAACTAAATATGTTGCCATTCATTTATATGATAAATTTAtgtgtaattatttttggaaattaTACAAAACTACCAACCAGACAGAGGACCATTGGTCAGAagtttgtaaaaaaatatctAGCCAGGCAAAATTGTATCTTATGTCGTGTTTACAATTAGCAAGTAAACTGGATTCACATTCAAATAATTTAGGGATATCACaagtacatatatatatattgtatcatttttatataattattattatatcatttttatttattagtattggtatttcaatttcttttgtGTAACATAGGTGCTTAATGTTTTGAAATGGATTGATGGGAAAACCGAATATACGCGCAGTATGATCTTTTCATCAGAGTATGAAGTATTCAAAATGGTTGAATTTAAAATGCCCCTTTGCACTCCCTTAAATTGTGTAGATGTGCTTTTAGCTGCAATTGGACTTAAGAATActacaaatttgcaaaatctTGTTATCAGTTTATTGGATTTAGTTTACTTACAGGTTTGATTATTTTCATACATAATTATAAAGTAATactattatataatttatacagCAAGAATATTCTTATAGTGGGAAATGTTGTACTCTCAACAACAGTATTTGGTTTATGGGCATGTTGCTACAACTCATcaagaaaaaaggaactgTATGACATTAAAATGTAATGTTTTATTTCTAGCTGCTTCTGTAATTCTTTGTGCAACATTTTTTTCCTGCATTGATAATGAAGCAGCAAAAATTATTGcctcaaaattatcagaatttgtaaatataaaccCCAATGATATTTGGAAAATGGCTAATATACTTTTTATGATGGCAGTtcaagaataaataataattaaacagaaatatgtattttaatatttcataaaccTCATAATGAATGCAACAATtggtttattttaaaaatataatatttataatattatttgattttatttatttctatgcTATACGTAAAAGCAATTATAAaactattttttaataaagaaaaaactagatcaaaattgaaataaaaataaaaacgaatgAAACGAAGACGACTGTGCGAGTCGCTCTATGCGATAATCACAAATAAAATTCACAAATTAGGGGACTGGGGACTTTGTTAATATCGGAGTTACACGAGTTGTATAGGGACCCGCGCGTCTCGTATATAGTCCCCTCCTAACCGCAATTAGTCCCTATGCGCTTAGTGGTAGGAGCGTGCGCCGAGCGAATTACTCAAGGTTTCAAAAGAAATTgtaatacaattttaaattaaactgcaaaataaataatttatgctTATAATATATAGTGTGGGCCGCGTCCTGCGGTAATGCAATACAGGTGCGACCCGTGTCGGAGTCGGAGCAAGCTCCGAATTCCGacctttttcaaaaatgagATTAATATTCTGACTCCCCAATGGGGAGTGTATCAGATATTAAGCTGATAAGAACAGATAAAGcgcttttattttcaaaatatgttTCCTCAGGGACAAGTCCCTGAGGTGATACATTTTCCAGGTTGTGGGCCTGGCCccaaatgtaatataaaaagaaaaaaaaaaatgttggttTAATGCAACGGGGGCATCCCCCGCTGCATGCGTCGCGAATCTTCAGTAAGTCAAATCAAcattacaataataaaaagacGGGGCAGATGACCCTCGTAGTGGGTCTTCTTTGTATTCTCGCGCGCCCAATGTTTGCgctaaaaagaaaataatatgtcttaatgtagatatatagATGTGTATAATATggagtataaatatatcagtCATGCTGTATCAATGGAtataaacaataattaatattagtgtaggtaagagaaaaagaaatgaataggACATTGATACAGTTAGAATTAGAGTAAGGAGCACCGACACATGTTTCATccaaggaaagaaaaagagacaAAATAGATAATTTGGTCGGTGTTCCTCACGTTCGAGGAGATGAGGGTTCCCGGGCCTCGCCCTCTAGGTCCACGTTGTCTCTAATATTATCAGTACTGGACACCGTGTACTGTCTGATACCCGAGACATGTTCGACGTACATGTCTCGGGACCACGCGATTGTTTCGGCTACCATTAATTTTCGCATCAGGGATGCATATCGCGGCGAAATTCGTAGCAGTTCCAGGAGGAACTCATTCCCCGGATCCCAGGCGCCCAGGGCGCCCACAATGAAGGCATCTAAATACACTTTGTAGCCGCGCCCTTTTAGAGAGTCAGCTAGTTGctgatatttattaattttttcaaaccTTGCGTCTACGATGGCCTGCATCGTATTTTCGAAGGGCACGGCTACGTCGACCAGTACTACGGTCTTCGACGCTTCGTGCGTGACAACGATGTCCGGGCGAAGCGCCGAAGACTCTCCTGTCGCCCCGGGGACACGCCTGTTGATCCGGATCTCACCGGGAAGTCGGATCGCCTTACTCAACCTCAGGACGAGGTTGTCGTGCCGTCTCTGCCTGGCGGCAGAATGAGGACCGCAGTGGCAGAGCACATGAGGAAGGCTTTCCAGCGTGTATCCGCATCGCCTGCAGCGTTTATCCTCGCTCCCCCATCGACGGGCTCCGTTTAACGGGAGCACGTCGAGGCGGGCGCGATGGATAAACCTCCAATCAGCAAAGCGGATAAACGCGCCACCCCTCATGAAGCGATTGCTCGCCGCATGTTGGATGGTTGCCTGGAAAACCTTACCCTGGTCCGGCTTCCGAAGAAGCGAGGACACATAGCGCTCCGTCACTGCGGCCCTCATCCTGGTGATGACGTGTGCCTTGGCAAGAGGCGGCACGACCACCCGACGTCCGTTTCGGGATTCCATCACAATCGCGAGTTCAGCTCGATCATCGCACCACTCCCAGCGAAAGCCGAGACGCGCTCCGGATCTCAGCGCGACAGACCGCACCCTCGACCAAAACGACGAACGACCAGTCGTTGGTCTTGACCAGTCCCCGGCCAAAGAGCCCGACAGGTACTGGGCAAGATCCCGATCGGTCGGAGCTCGGCGAAGCTTCTCGCTCGCGGCAGCTTCCAGCGTGAACCTCGCGATACGAGCCACTACCGTGTCCTTAGCATTCAGCAACCTGAATGCATGGGCCACGGCAGTGACCTCAGCGAGGTCCGCTATCGGAGGGAGCCCACATCCTCCCAGTGACGGGGGAATGTGGACTACCTCCGGGCTAGCGCGCTGGGGCAAGTGGAGCCATAGCTTAACCGTCCGCTTGATAGCTTTGTCAAGCTCCGACAGGGTCATTCGCCGTATATTGGCTCCCCTCAGCAGGAAATCGAGACGCGGAACAATAAATGTCGCCAGCGCCTCGATCTTCTGCCAGGGGGCGAGAAGTGAGCGGTCCAGCGCGCCCAGATCCTCTAACACGCCTCGGATCGTGGTGTAGGGCGTCTGATCAAGCTGAACCCCGGTTGGGATCCCTAGGTGTTGGTAAGACTCACCTTTTTCCAGAGCCGGAACGGGTTCCTCCTGGATACGGTACACGGTGTCCAGTACATCGTCCCGGCCTCTAATGTGCAGCGTTGCGCACTTTTTAGCGTTGAAGGCGAGGCCCAAGCTGGCCGCAATGATCTCGATGTCACGCAGTAGCCTCCTCATCTCCTCTTCGCTCTCCGCCAGCAGCGCGATGTCGTCCGCGTAGGCGAGCTCCACAATCCTTTGTCCCGCAATTTTGTATCCAGTGGTGGAGTCTTCGGCTGCGCGGACGACCGGTTCTAATGCCAAATTGAACAGGATAGGGCTAAGAGGGCATCCTTGTTTAACCCCGGATTTTATGGGGATTCTATCTGTGTATCCCTCAGCGGTACGGACCCTCGTCGCGCAGTCTGTATACATACTGGCGACGATATTTGTCATCACCCGCGGCACCCCGGCGTTGGTGAGCGACTCTAGGATAGTGGCGTGCGGGATCGATCCAAAAGCATTGGAAAGATCCAGCCACGCCACCACCAGTTCTCCCTTCTTCCTCCGAGCGTCGGCGATGCATTCCTGCAGCACGAAGTTGTGCTCGAGGCACCCCTCGTACGGCAGGAAGCCCTTCTGGCCTCGTGAGAGCCGTCGGTTTTGTACGGCCCAGTGAGTGAGGCGGTCGGCCATTACAGCGGCGAAGAGTTTCGGCACAGTATCACCCATCGCGAGTGGTCTCCAGTTGGACAAGTCATCCCGGTCACCCTTCTTATAAATAAGAACGGTGTTTGACTCCTTCCAAACGCGCGGAATATGCTCCATCCTGAGACAGGCGTTGAATAACGCCGTTAGGAGCGTGGCGCCTGGGTCGACATCGCGCAAATCACCGTAGGTTACGCCGTCGGGACCCGGAGAAGATTTCTTCATCCGGTCCAGGCGGCGACTCACCTCGGTGGCCGTACATGTCGTCACCAGAGCGTCACTCCCCTGTGCTGTCTCGTAATGGATAGTCGGGAGGGGCCCCGCACGATCCCGGAGAGCATACATATCTGCGAAGTGTCGCTGGACTGCGTCCTTCGACACCTCACAGTGTGGAGAGGACCCTTTCAGGACCTCTCGCACCGCACGCTTCCGGTTCGCACGGAACAAGCGCTGAATGCGCGTCGCCTCCCGAACATATTCCTCGCGGTTGGCAGGAGTACCGGTCGTCGTCGAACTGTCCCTCGGACGGTGAGACTCGCCTTCCCTCCTCGCAGCTGgtcgtggccggccacccctCCCACTGGTGGCTGGATTTGCGGCCCGTTCGGTATCCACGGCCCGATGCTTAACGAAGAACTCCGCCACTTTCGCAGCGAAGTCCTCCAGCGCCTGAAGCGTCGTCACCGTTTCGGCTTCCTCAACGAGACCTGCCCTTTCGACACCTATCGCTGCCCTCGTGCTCCTACGGAGCACTTCGGGTCGGTCGGTGTCGGGGGTCGGTTCGTCGAGTCGGCCGGCGTGTGGGACGGCATCAGGGAGCCGTGTGTCCCGACGCGGGTCGCGCCCTCTCCGGGATCCCCGGCGCTCAGGTGAAGTCGGGGACGTCACTCTCCCCCGCCGGTGCGTCGCGGGCGACTGTGGGGCCCGACCTCTGGGGGGTACTCTTCGATCTATTGTTTCGCGGGATCTTGTACTTGTATTGTTATTGGTGCCCCCTCGGCCCCCCCTGTTCTGCCCGTTGTTTGATCTAAAAACAGAGCCCCGGTTTGACCCGGGGCAATTAGTCGCGCTGCTAGCGGCATCACTTAGCCTAGGACAATCACAATTACATCGACtagaattattattcaagTCGATAGGGCTAGTAGCCCTATCGACAGTCAGTGGCCTGCTCCGAGGCCCCTGCTCCGCCCCCTTAGGGGTCCTTACCACGGGTGGCTCCCGGACCAATTCCTCAtcttgttgctgttgttgttgttgttgctgccgTGGCTGCCGCGCCTGCGTCTTCGGTGACGGGGTCGTCAGTATTCCCTCCTCTTGCTGCCGCCCAGCCCTTCTCCTCGTGATCCGCGGCGTGACGTCCCGCCAGTCCTCCTCGTCTTCAGCACTtgctcctcttcttcctccccCTCCATTCTTCCTTTCCTCCACCGGCGCCGCTGGTACCGCTGGCGACGCCTCGGCTATAGCAGGGAGAAGATTTCTTCTCCCAATGCGCCCTGTGGTGGGGGACGGTAGGGTGGTGGGTCCGTCccccttcctcttcttctcttgTGACCCCCCGGGCGACATAGTCTTCGCCCGGGTACTCCTTCTCGTCACAGGGCGCTCCTCCGGCGTCTTCTGGGTGGCCATGTCGCTCACCGTCGCACTTCCCGTTGGCGGGCTTCTCCTTCCCTGGTTCCTTGTCCTGGGGGGGGTCCGAGGGGGCTCCGTGGTTGCCCTGGCAGCCCGCGCCCTGGTCATCGGCGCGGACTCCAGGAGCACCGTATCCTCTTGAATTCTCTTCTTGAGCCCCCTCGGCGAGGTTCCCCCCCCGCTCCTTCTTGTTGCGACGGTGACTACGGCCACCGGTTTGCTATAGACCGAGGTCGTCGTCAGGGTCAGTGTTCCCGCCGTCGCGAAGGTGCACGTCGCCACCACTGGCCTGATAGGGGGCGCTTGAGCTGTGCATGCGCCCCCGGCTCCTTCTTTTGACACGGGCGGGAGGGAGGTTGCCCGTGTCATCCTCCTCGTCGTCATGGttgtggtggtggtggtcgACGTGCCCCTGGTGACCTCTGCATAGGTGACGGCGGGTGTCACCTTCCTGGtcatggtggtggtggtggttcgTCGGGGCGGGCCAGGTTGAGGAGGCTCTGTTGTGGCCCGGGTACTCCTTCTCTTCAACCCCGggctcttctctttctctttcagtGGGGGGGTTAAGGTGGAAGTTACCCCCCCGCTTGGCCTCCTCATTGACGCTGGCCCGCCGCTGGTCCTCTTTGCGGCGCCGGTCCCCGCTGGTGGGGTGGTGAGGTCCACAGTCGGCGGGGTGGCGGGACTCCCCGTGGATGGAGGTCGTCCATCGGCGGGGCTGGACGGCGTCCCGCTCTTCCTCGTGGTCGTTGTCGCTGTCTTTTTAATAGCCCAGCCCGTCAGTAGGTTTTTCCCCGTCACCGATGAAGTAATTACGGGTTTCTTCTTCGGCGCAGTCCTGGATTTGGCAGCCACGGTGGTCCGGGAGTTGGTTTGGGTAGTTTTAGCGGCGCGCGTAAGCGCGCCTCCACCCGTGGTGGTCCCTGCCGCTTCCATCGGGGACGGAGAGGGCCTCTGCGTCAGCTCGGCTACAGCCGCGTCGGTGGGTCGCTCCTCGGCTGAATCCCCCTCAGCCGGGGGTGCACTGCCGCCGTCATTGTTACTGTTACTTGCATTAATGGACGGCCGCGCCCCAGCGGCACGAGGCTCTGCACTACCTTTATGTGAGTCTGCGTGGTGCTTCCTCACTTTCTTCAGTGCGTAGACACTGTCGTCTGTGAAGGAACACACCCCGCAGACCCACTTTCTTTTTGCGCCAGGGTGGTGGAGGCGCAAGTGTTTTCCAAGGTCCTCGTGTCGCTGGTACACGGCCGACCGGATCCAATTTGACGGCACCCCTACGTTGCAGAAGGGGCAGGGGAACGTCTCGGGGAAAGGGAACGTTATTATCACATCGTTTCCCCTGGCAGTGCAGCTCGGCTGAGGGCTCGTCATagtgtatattaaataaatagtaaaaaaagaaaaaaaaataaataagtatataaatataaaatgaatccgtagaataaataaaataatatagtaaAACAGTCAGCACTGATACGAAATGTAGGTACTCCCCAGTCAATAGTTAAAACTTAAGGctatagaaataaataaataaaatgaaatagaatagaataaagaaaaataaaaataaaataaaataaaatcaatgaaTAAACGGGTATATATACCTGAGGTATATATGTCGCGAGgatagaagaaaagaaaataaataaacaaaagtaaataaagtcaaaataataaaataaaataaataaaataaagtaaaaccTTAATCTAGTGACTAGATTAGATCGAaagataaaacaaaaacgaacgaacggaAAGACGACCGTGCGAGTCGCTCTCCGcgataatttgcaaattaaatcCGCAAATTACCGCACACAGGGGACTGAGCTGTGAATATCGAGTTACACAAGTTGTAAAAGGACCCGTGTACCTCGATAATTAATCGGAAAAAGAATAGTTAATCTACTGCAAATCGAAAAATTTCTAGCTAAATAACtagaataatagaataaagtCTACCCGTAACGGTCTAAATGTCTATATTTAGCCTATACGGGAGCACAAAAACTACAGCAAAAAGTGGATTTCAGCAAGTCGGTTAGTGGGACAAACAGCTGTTATCGGTTTAAACGACCAGCGTTCTCACGGATAACAGCTAAATATAAACCAAAACAAAGACAAACGCGAGCAAGGCCGCACCGGAATCGGATACGGCGCGAAAGGGTTTCGATGTATCGAAACAGTCCGCCTGGAGTTGACAGCGCTTTGCCTGCTCCAGGTGGCACCACTCTACAGTAACGCTACACTACGGAAAACCACCACCAGACTCCCAATCTCCACTTACCGCGCAGTTCAGTCGCCGCTGTGCTGAGCGAGTCGCACCGCCGTTGGAAAAGCCAATACACGAACGCGATCGcggataaaaaagaaaaaaagactagaaaatagaaaagaggagtcagaatattttaagaaGAGCAATGTATGTTTCTAAATAGCAAATGTGGGCCGCGTCCTGCGGTAATGCAATACAGGTGCGACCCGTGTCGGAGTCGGAGCAAGCTCCGAATTCCGacctttttcaaaaatgagATTAATATTCTGACTCCCCAATGGGGAGTGTATCAGATATTAAGCTGATAAGAACAGATAAAAGcgcttttattttcaaaatatgttTCCTCAGGGACAAGTCCCTGAGGTGGTACATTTTCCAGGTTGTGGGCCTGGCCCCAAATATAATAtaggaaataaagaaattgttGGTTTAATGTAGCGGGGACATCTCCCGCTACATGCATCGCGAATCTTTGATATGCCAAATCGACATTACGATGATAGAAAGAAGGGGCACATGGCCCTGGCAGTGTGTCTTCTTTATATTCTCACACGCCCAGAGTTTGCGCTAAAGAGGTACATcttgatataaatatataaatatgtaaaatatagaatacAATATCAGTCATGGTGAATCACTAAGTATAGCGAGTAGTTaagaattaatattattataggTATAGATTACTTAGAGTAAGGAGCACCGACGCATGTTTCATATTATTAGTAGTGAAGCTATACTtggataataaataaaagtgataagaaaagaagaatatagagaatatagaaaataataaatggaaAGAGAAGGGCAAGAAATAACAAGACAATATTTGGTCGGTGTTCCTCAATTTCGAGGAGATGAGGGTTCCCGGGCCTCGCCCTCTAAGTCCACGTTATCTCTAATATTATCAGTACTGGACACCGTGTACTGTCTGATGCCCGAGACGTGCTCAACGTACATGTCTCGGGACCACGCGATCGTTTCCGAAATCATTAATTTGCGCATCAGAGATGCGTATCGCGGCGAAATTCTAAGTAGCTCCAGGAGGAACTCGTTCCCCGGATCCCAGGCGCCCAGGGCGCCCACAATGAAGGCGTCTAAATATACTTTGTAGCCGCGCCCCTTGAGAGAATCAGCTAGGTGTTGATATTTGTCAATTTTCTCGAATCTTGCATCTACGATGGCCTGCATCGTATTTTCAAAGGGCACGGCCACATCGACCAGTACTATGGTCTTCGACGCTTCGTGCGTGACAACGATGTCCGGGCGAAGCGCCGAAGACTCTCCTGTCGCCCCGGGGACACGCCTGTTGATCCGGATCTCACCGGGAAGCCGGATCGCCTTACTCAACCTCAGGACGAGGTTGTCGTGCCGTCTCTGCCTGGCGGCAGAATGAGGACCGCAGTGGCAGAGCACATGAGGAAGGCTTTCCAGCGTGTATCCGCAACGCCTGCAGCGCTTATCCTCGCTCCCCCATCGACGGGCTCCGTTTAACGGGAGCACGTCGAGGCGGGCGCGATGGATAAACCTCCAATCAGCAAAGCGGATAAACGCGCCACCCCTCATGAAGCGATTGCTCGCCGCATGTTGGGTGGTTGCCTGGAAAACCTTACCCTGGTCCGGCTTCCGAAGAAGCGAGGACACATAGCGCTCCGTCACTGCAGCCCTCATCCTGGTGATGACATGTGCCTTGGCAAGAGGCGGCACGACCACCCGACGTCCGTTTCGGGACTCCATAACAATCGCGAGTTCAGCTCGATCATCGCACCACTCCCAGCGAAAACCGAGACGCGCTCCGGATCTCAGCGCGACAGACCGCACCCTCGACCAAAACGACGAACGACCAGTCGTTGGTCTTGACCAGTCCCCGGCCAAAGAGCCCGACAGGTACTGGGCAAG containing:
- the LOC114877982 gene encoding uncharacterized protein LOC114877982, which translates into the protein MDFDTAYIEPLLDGWLEDLQTRIKEQENCVNVKDEYYMPFIAIPVPVVSAILKITEYLELGPETKYVAIHLYDKFMCNYFWKLYKTTNQTEDHWSEVCKKISSQAKLYLMSCLQLASKLDSHSNNLGISQVLNVLKWIDGKTEYTRSMIFSSEYEVFKMVEFKMPLCTPLNCVDVLLAAIGLKNTTNLQNLVISLLDLVYLQWEMLYSQQQYLVYGHVATTHQEKRNCMTLKCNVLFLAASVILCATFFSCIDNEAAKIIASKLSEFVNINPNDIWKMANILFMMAVQE